A genomic region of Polyangium spumosum contains the following coding sequences:
- a CDS encoding PEGA domain-containing protein: MNELCRRSLAIAFVATACLAAPPLARPAAADTPQAQIQLARQAASEGLQEYRAGQFEKALNLFEQAKALYPSAQIIRMIGYSLLALERWIPAAEAMEAALASDVAPLSEEDKTDVNAELAKAMAHIGVLEVTSKVPGAKLAVDDKPAVDLPLSKPLWMEPGKHKVVVSAPEHEDDVQEIELEGGKPLALSIDPKEIKKEPPPPPPPPPPPPPAKKNWIPHQRTIGIATAGAGVGLGLGALGAGLVSMHLANNVARDIEIHTAEYGANCNRGDAAFCQLDRQVIEADGNDARTLRTVSLGLGIGAAVLAAGGVVLTIFAVDEPAKPKDEALPAKTGIRSFGCGPLGGLGVSCAGTF, encoded by the coding sequence ATGAACGAGCTCTGCCGGCGTTCGCTCGCCATTGCCTTCGTCGCCACTGCCTGCCTCGCCGCGCCGCCGCTCGCACGACCGGCCGCGGCCGACACCCCGCAGGCCCAGATCCAGCTCGCGCGGCAGGCCGCTTCCGAGGGGCTCCAGGAGTACCGCGCGGGCCAGTTCGAGAAGGCGCTGAACCTCTTCGAGCAGGCGAAGGCGCTCTACCCGAGCGCGCAGATCATCCGCATGATCGGCTACTCGCTACTCGCGCTGGAGCGGTGGATCCCCGCGGCCGAGGCCATGGAAGCCGCGCTCGCCTCGGACGTCGCGCCCTTGTCGGAGGAGGACAAGACCGACGTCAACGCCGAGCTCGCGAAGGCGATGGCGCACATCGGCGTGCTCGAGGTGACGTCGAAGGTGCCCGGGGCGAAGCTCGCGGTCGACGACAAACCGGCCGTGGATCTGCCGCTCTCGAAGCCGCTCTGGATGGAGCCCGGCAAGCACAAGGTCGTGGTGAGCGCGCCGGAGCACGAGGACGACGTGCAGGAGATCGAGCTCGAAGGCGGCAAGCCGCTCGCGCTCTCGATCGATCCGAAGGAGATCAAAAAAGAGCCGCCGCCTCCGCCGCCTCCGCCGCCTCCGCCGCCGCCGGCCAAGAAGAACTGGATCCCGCATCAACGCACGATCGGGATCGCGACGGCGGGCGCGGGCGTGGGGCTCGGGCTCGGCGCGCTCGGCGCGGGCCTCGTGTCGATGCACCTCGCGAACAACGTCGCCCGCGACATCGAGATCCACACGGCGGAGTACGGGGCGAACTGCAACCGCGGGGACGCGGCGTTTTGCCAGCTCGATCGCCAGGTGATCGAGGCGGATGGAAACGACGCGCGGACGTTGCGCACGGTCAGCCTGGGCCTCGGCATCGGCGCAGCGGTGCTCGCCGCGGGGGGCGTGGTGCTGACGATCTTCGCCGTGGATGAGCCCGCGAAGCCGAAGGACGAGGCTTTGCCGGCAAAGACCGGGATCCGCTCGTTCGGCTGCGGGCCGCTCGGGGGCCTCGGGGTGTCGTGCGCGGGCACGTTCTGA
- a CDS encoding autotransporter assembly complex protein TamA, with the protein MTQNRKRSRVASSRLPPLALLLVTSTACQTTPPKTPTCNPRDLSGCIIEEVDVLGNETIPDAAIKERIATAESSHPLGGVLQGIPILGLSDVLAVEYERFDRFVLERDLARIERYYRTRGFYEAHVTAGRVMRRKSDGKLRVEIVVREGKPVTIRKVDLAWVDWRLPEAADVTRAVTEAKNTLDPGKRFEEDGYEATKKAITRTLTDRGFPYTSVRGDVNVDLVAHKADVTYTIELGPRATFGDIRIVGLGELPEKPIRAALGFKKGDPFSTKTLASAERALADFGIFGAIDVRPELPPEGEPRTSTIPITILVEPAALRAVKLGFGAEAGGRVEAHGSASWEDRNFLGGLRRFAIEARPGLVFYPNALYNLVVARPSYVLPEIRLRFELRQPGVFEPRTQAVLRGAANVYRPLNIISAPAPGSPEAKEPPLGYREAAVTLGLERRFSDFTHYLGQFIHVQYDDPFLYWNDAVPEGFTRLLFTYLETVGTLDFRQNDRGEVDRIAPRRGVYLNLNAQLAGYFLPGDADDVRLRPELRAYVPVAKRVTLAFRLGGGFLIPRSDDFARALSIIEPKARARQRPDANDDGVVDGTNIPLDDLRRSLQLLQFRGFYSGGPNSNRGYVYNGVGMHASVPLRDTARGSVPPWAATGGLTLWESALELRLSFTENLGAILFLDASDVRPGLAELRLDRPHLSAGLGLRYATPVGPVRVDVGYRVPCAQQIGICDEAELGYDVGVFGYTGGFPIVTTIAIGEAF; encoded by the coding sequence TTGACGCAGAACAGGAAGAGGTCCCGCGTCGCCTCGAGCAGGCTCCCGCCGCTCGCCCTGCTCCTCGTCACGTCCACGGCGTGCCAAACCACGCCGCCCAAGACCCCGACGTGTAACCCGCGCGACCTCTCCGGCTGCATCATCGAGGAGGTCGACGTCCTCGGCAACGAGACCATCCCCGACGCCGCCATCAAGGAGCGTATCGCCACCGCCGAGAGCTCGCACCCCCTCGGCGGCGTCCTCCAGGGCATCCCCATCCTCGGCCTCAGCGACGTGCTCGCCGTCGAGTACGAGCGCTTCGACCGCTTCGTCCTCGAGCGCGACCTCGCCCGCATCGAGCGTTACTACCGCACCCGCGGCTTCTACGAGGCCCACGTCACGGCCGGGCGCGTCATGCGCCGCAAGTCCGACGGCAAGCTACGCGTCGAGATCGTCGTGCGCGAGGGCAAACCCGTCACGATCCGCAAGGTCGACCTCGCCTGGGTCGACTGGCGCCTGCCCGAGGCCGCCGACGTCACCCGCGCCGTCACCGAGGCGAAGAACACCCTCGACCCCGGCAAGCGCTTCGAGGAGGACGGCTACGAGGCCACGAAGAAGGCCATCACCCGCACCCTCACCGACCGCGGCTTCCCCTACACGAGCGTCCGGGGCGACGTGAACGTCGACCTCGTCGCGCACAAGGCCGACGTCACGTACACGATCGAGCTCGGCCCCCGCGCCACCTTCGGCGACATCCGCATCGTTGGCCTCGGCGAGCTGCCCGAAAAACCCATCCGCGCCGCCCTCGGCTTCAAAAAAGGCGACCCCTTCTCCACGAAGACCCTCGCCTCCGCCGAGCGCGCCCTCGCCGATTTCGGCATCTTCGGCGCCATCGACGTCCGCCCCGAGCTGCCGCCCGAGGGTGAGCCCCGCACGAGCACGATCCCCATCACCATCCTCGTCGAGCCCGCCGCGTTACGCGCCGTCAAGCTCGGCTTCGGCGCCGAGGCCGGCGGCCGCGTCGAGGCGCACGGCTCGGCGAGCTGGGAGGACCGCAACTTCCTCGGCGGCCTGCGCCGCTTCGCCATCGAGGCCCGCCCGGGGCTCGTGTTCTACCCGAACGCCCTCTACAACCTCGTCGTCGCGCGCCCGAGTTACGTCCTGCCCGAGATCCGCCTGCGCTTCGAGCTCCGCCAGCCCGGCGTCTTCGAGCCACGCACGCAGGCCGTCCTCCGCGGCGCGGCCAACGTCTATCGCCCGCTCAACATCATCTCCGCGCCCGCGCCGGGCTCACCCGAGGCCAAGGAGCCGCCCCTCGGCTACCGCGAGGCCGCCGTCACCCTCGGCCTCGAGCGCCGCTTCTCCGACTTCACGCATTACCTCGGGCAGTTCATCCACGTGCAATACGACGACCCGTTCCTCTACTGGAACGACGCCGTCCCCGAGGGCTTCACCCGCCTGCTCTTCACCTACCTCGAGACCGTGGGCACCCTCGATTTCCGGCAGAACGACCGCGGCGAGGTCGATCGTATCGCCCCGCGGCGCGGCGTGTACCTGAACCTCAACGCCCAGCTCGCGGGGTATTTCCTGCCCGGCGACGCCGACGACGTCCGCCTGCGCCCCGAGCTCCGGGCCTACGTGCCCGTCGCCAAGCGCGTCACCCTGGCCTTCCGCCTCGGCGGCGGCTTCCTCATCCCGCGCTCGGACGACTTCGCCCGGGCCCTCTCCATCATCGAGCCCAAGGCCCGCGCCCGGCAACGGCCCGACGCGAACGACGACGGCGTCGTCGACGGCACGAACATCCCGCTCGACGACCTGCGCCGCTCCCTGCAGCTCCTGCAGTTCCGCGGCTTCTACAGCGGCGGCCCCAACTCGAACCGGGGCTACGTCTACAACGGCGTCGGCATGCACGCGAGCGTGCCCCTGCGGGACACGGCGCGTGGCTCGGTGCCTCCGTGGGCCGCGACGGGTGGCCTGACCTTGTGGGAATCCGCGCTCGAGCTGCGGCTCTCGTTCACCGAGAACCTCGGCGCGATCCTCTTCCTCGACGCGAGCGACGTGCGGCCAGGGCTCGCCGAGCTTCGCCTCGACCGCCCGCACCTGTCCGCGGGCCTCGGCTTGCGTTATGCGACCCCGGTCGGGCCCGTGCGTGTCGACGTCGGCTACCGCGTCCCCTGCGCCCAGCAGATCGGGATCTGCGACGAGGCCGAGCTCGGCTACGACGTCGGGGTCTTCGGTTATACGGGGGGATTTCCGATCGTCACGACGATCGCGATCGGCGAGGCTTTTTGA
- a CDS encoding serine/threonine-protein kinase produces MPAAPAAPAPPVYAAAPVPSAVATVPFPSAADAAPEPAAARPAPRPAAGAPAVPDVGEPVNPQAGDLQPGLVIQGRYRVEKLIGRGGMGAVYAVRHTNTGEICALKLLHPSVANNPGAVERFRTEARAPVSIGSEHVVRVIDADVAPEIGGVPFIVMELLKGRDLGSELKQRGALPAGEVVVYLKQVARVLDKAHALGIVHRDLKPANLIVTQREDGTPLVKILDFGIAKLVDQSDAKELTQDGAIFGTPWYMSPEQARGQASKVGPAADLWALGLIAYRLLTGKNYWSAEGMAALIGQILYEPMVPPSTMAPHLGPRFDAWFAKACAREVEHRFTNAVEQTQALAMALGVNYAAQPTSLDMPSPGDLSASAQVRQALQGMPMYGMSVAGGSIPPGMSIPGTSVPAAGLSQSGMPLPPGMNPAAVSQSGATAAQLAAMGLSQSGGPMPRVTIPPGTTGAPLYSTQAGATTQSSKPKLGAVFAGFLIVLGLAGAGGLYFVFKGKAAGPAPAAQATTTQTAAAPTAEPAPPPPAPPPAPSPTTEATAAPTAEPEATAEPEEIELEPAATAEPSATAAPTTKPTGVVAATAPKIGGVKPKPSSTVAPKVGNIKF; encoded by the coding sequence ATGCCCGCCGCGCCGGCAGCGCCCGCGCCGCCCGTCTACGCCGCCGCGCCCGTGCCCTCCGCCGTCGCCACGGTGCCCTTCCCGAGCGCCGCGGACGCCGCTCCGGAGCCAGCCGCCGCGCGCCCCGCGCCCCGCCCCGCCGCCGGCGCTCCGGCCGTGCCCGACGTCGGCGAGCCCGTGAACCCGCAGGCAGGGGATCTCCAGCCCGGGCTCGTGATCCAGGGCCGTTATCGCGTCGAGAAGCTCATCGGCCGCGGCGGCATGGGCGCCGTCTACGCCGTTCGTCACACGAACACGGGCGAGATCTGCGCGCTCAAGCTCCTGCACCCGTCGGTCGCGAACAACCCCGGCGCCGTCGAGCGCTTCCGCACCGAGGCGCGCGCGCCCGTCAGCATCGGCAGCGAGCACGTCGTGCGTGTCATCGACGCCGACGTCGCCCCCGAGATCGGCGGCGTGCCCTTCATCGTGATGGAGCTCCTCAAGGGCCGCGATCTCGGCTCGGAGCTCAAGCAACGTGGCGCCCTGCCCGCCGGCGAGGTCGTCGTCTACCTGAAGCAGGTCGCGCGCGTGCTCGACAAGGCGCACGCGCTCGGCATCGTGCACCGCGATCTCAAGCCGGCGAACCTCATCGTCACGCAACGCGAGGACGGCACGCCGCTCGTGAAGATCCTCGACTTCGGCATCGCCAAGCTCGTCGATCAGAGCGACGCCAAGGAGCTCACGCAGGACGGCGCGATCTTCGGCACGCCCTGGTACATGTCGCCCGAGCAGGCGCGCGGGCAGGCCTCGAAGGTCGGGCCGGCCGCGGATCTCTGGGCCCTCGGCCTCATCGCGTACCGCTTGCTCACCGGGAAAAACTACTGGTCGGCCGAGGGCATGGCCGCGCTCATCGGGCAGATCCTCTACGAGCCGATGGTCCCGCCGAGCACGATGGCGCCGCACCTCGGCCCGCGCTTCGACGCCTGGTTCGCCAAGGCCTGCGCCCGCGAGGTCGAGCATCGGTTCACGAACGCGGTCGAGCAGACCCAGGCCCTCGCCATGGCGCTCGGGGTGAACTACGCCGCGCAGCCGACGAGCCTGGACATGCCGAGCCCGGGCGATCTCTCGGCCTCCGCGCAGGTCCGGCAAGCGCTGCAAGGCATGCCGATGTACGGCATGAGCGTGGCGGGCGGGTCGATCCCGCCGGGCATGTCGATCCCAGGCACGAGCGTGCCCGCCGCGGGCCTGTCGCAGTCGGGCATGCCCTTGCCGCCCGGCATGAACCCCGCGGCGGTCTCGCAGTCGGGCGCCACGGCCGCGCAGCTCGCGGCGATGGGCCTGTCGCAGTCGGGCGGGCCCATGCCCCGCGTGACGATCCCGCCGGGGACGACGGGCGCGCCGCTCTACTCGACGCAGGCCGGCGCCACGACGCAGTCCTCCAAGCCGAAGCTCGGCGCCGTGTTCGCGGGTTTCCTCATCGTGCTCGGCCTGGCGGGCGCAGGGGGCCTCTACTTCGTGTTCAAGGGCAAGGCCGCGGGGCCCGCGCCCGCCGCGCAGGCGACGACGACGCAGACGGCCGCCGCGCCGACCGCCGAACCGGCCCCGCCGCCACCCGCGCCGCCGCCCGCGCCTTCGCCGACGACCGAGGCCACGGCCGCGCCGACGGCCGAACCCGAGGCGACGGCCGAGCCCGAGGAGATCGAGCTCGAACCCGCGGCCACGGCCGAGCCGTCTGCCACGGCCGCGCCCACGACCAAGCCCACGGGTGTGGTGGCCGCCACGGCCCCCAAGATCGGCGGGGTCAAACCGAAGCCTTCTAGTACCGTCGCTCCGAAGGTCGGTAACATCAAGTTCTGA
- a CDS encoding ubiquinol-cytochrome c reductase iron-sulfur subunit yields MQNDLGVEPPRADRPDEPSRVDGGRRGALKVLCALGGAAYAGAIVVPAVKMLAPSSEGGAGAARWMRVCRLADLTEGEPRRVVVVGDERDAYTVTRDQLLGSIWLTKKGEGVTALSAVCPHLGCSIDLNADKKSFFCPCHTSRFSLAGAAEAGPSPRDMDPLTVRVVEGNVEVDFKLFRQGIAERKEVG; encoded by the coding sequence ATGCAAAACGACCTCGGCGTCGAGCCGCCGCGTGCCGATCGCCCGGACGAGCCGTCGCGCGTGGACGGCGGCAGGCGTGGAGCGCTGAAGGTGCTCTGCGCGCTGGGCGGCGCGGCTTATGCGGGCGCGATCGTGGTCCCGGCCGTGAAGATGCTGGCGCCGTCGTCCGAGGGTGGCGCGGGCGCGGCGCGGTGGATGCGGGTTTGTCGCCTCGCGGACCTGACGGAGGGCGAGCCACGTCGGGTCGTGGTCGTCGGCGACGAGCGCGACGCGTACACGGTGACGAGGGACCAGCTCCTCGGCTCGATCTGGCTGACGAAGAAGGGCGAGGGCGTGACGGCGCTCAGCGCGGTGTGTCCACACCTCGGCTGCTCGATCGACCTGAACGCCGACAAGAAGAGCTTCTTTTGTCCGTGCCACACCTCGAGGTTCTCGCTCGCGGGCGCCGCGGAGGCCGGGCCGAGCCCGCGCGACATGGATCCGCTCACGGTGCGTGTCGTGGAGGGCAACGTCGAGGTGGACTTCAAGCTCTTCCGCCAGGGGATCGCGGAGCGAAAGGAGGTCGGGTGA
- a CDS encoding cytochrome b N-terminal domain-containing protein, producing the protein MKLGDWLDERTGYRAIVRKLVEATVPGGARFAYAWGAALGFVLVLVAVTGVLMMTVYSPSATTAWASVSYLQQKVPGGWVVRGLHQFGAQAAIVLGVIHVGYAIVRGAYRKPREVTYWLSLALVGVIVVAALTGNPLRWDQRGFWGLRVETGIIGTVPVVGGVLQQLLLGGGTPGHMTLSRLYTLHTVVLPLLLGGIAAKHVWLSRKHGPALAKPADAVKSDRYFPTQAARDVIVALGALGVIVALTWMKHGAPLDAPADPTSDYPARPEWYFLALYEMRKPFPGKLELIATVVIPGLVAGYLFVLPLLDKKADRGVMKRLPLLVPVGLFGLAAGVLTFASMRTDAADAAFGKAVAKAEAQGAKSLVLAAEGVPPEGALAMLRNHPETRRVALFEQHCASCHRMGDLGPPQGKDTAPDLTGFGTKAWAKRVMEEPDHDTLFGKTPFKGEMPSMTKPPADPEAAAAFTAMKPEDLEAITDFLAAQAQGKKGEGMPGEKLVSQRCTSCHRLDGKTDDEDTLGPELRGWASVPWILAQIDDPGSGAAYPKGAMDPKLEGHMPAFKEKLSEKDRRLLAAFVQEQAGK; encoded by the coding sequence GTGAAGCTCGGCGATTGGCTCGACGAACGCACGGGCTACCGCGCGATCGTCCGCAAGCTGGTGGAGGCCACGGTGCCCGGCGGGGCGCGCTTCGCGTACGCGTGGGGCGCGGCGCTCGGCTTCGTGCTCGTGCTCGTGGCGGTGACGGGCGTCCTGATGATGACCGTGTATTCGCCGAGCGCGACGACGGCGTGGGCGAGCGTCTCGTACCTGCAGCAGAAGGTGCCTGGGGGCTGGGTCGTGCGAGGCCTGCACCAGTTCGGCGCGCAGGCGGCGATCGTGCTCGGGGTGATCCACGTGGGGTACGCGATCGTGCGGGGCGCGTATCGCAAGCCGCGCGAGGTGACGTACTGGCTCTCGCTCGCGCTCGTGGGCGTGATCGTGGTCGCGGCGCTGACGGGTAACCCGTTGCGCTGGGATCAGCGGGGCTTCTGGGGCCTGCGCGTCGAGACGGGGATCATCGGGACGGTGCCCGTGGTCGGCGGCGTCTTGCAGCAGCTCCTGCTCGGCGGGGGCACGCCGGGGCACATGACGCTCTCGCGCCTGTACACGTTGCACACGGTGGTCTTGCCGCTCCTGCTCGGCGGGATCGCGGCGAAACACGTGTGGCTCTCGCGCAAGCACGGGCCGGCGCTGGCGAAGCCTGCGGACGCGGTGAAGTCGGACCGGTACTTCCCGACGCAGGCGGCGCGGGACGTGATCGTGGCGCTCGGCGCGCTCGGGGTGATCGTGGCGCTCACGTGGATGAAGCACGGCGCGCCGCTCGACGCGCCCGCGGATCCGACGAGCGACTACCCGGCGCGGCCCGAGTGGTACTTCCTCGCGCTCTACGAGATGCGCAAGCCCTTCCCGGGCAAGCTCGAGCTCATCGCGACGGTGGTGATCCCGGGGCTCGTGGCGGGGTACCTGTTCGTGTTGCCGCTGCTCGACAAGAAGGCGGATCGTGGCGTGATGAAGCGGCTGCCGCTGCTCGTGCCGGTGGGCCTGTTTGGCCTGGCGGCGGGTGTGTTGACGTTCGCGTCGATGCGCACGGACGCGGCCGACGCGGCGTTCGGCAAGGCGGTGGCGAAGGCCGAGGCGCAAGGCGCGAAGTCGCTCGTGCTGGCCGCGGAGGGCGTGCCGCCGGAGGGCGCGCTCGCGATGTTGCGCAACCACCCGGAGACGCGTCGTGTCGCGCTCTTCGAGCAGCACTGCGCGAGTTGCCATCGCATGGGGGATCTGGGTCCGCCGCAGGGCAAGGACACGGCGCCGGATCTGACGGGCTTCGGGACGAAGGCGTGGGCGAAGCGGGTGATGGAAGAGCCCGACCACGACACGCTCTTCGGCAAGACGCCGTTCAAGGGCGAGATGCCGAGCATGACGAAGCCACCGGCGGACCCGGAGGCGGCGGCGGCGTTCACGGCGATGAAGCCGGAGGACCTCGAGGCGATCACGGACTTCCTCGCGGCGCAGGCGCAAGGGAAGAAGGGCGAGGGCATGCCGGGCGAGAAGCTCGTGTCGCAACGATGCACGAGTTGCCACCGGCTCGACGGCAAGACGGACGACGAGGACACGCTCGGGCCGGAGCTGCGCGGCTGGGCGTCGGTGCCGTGGATCCTCGCGCAGATCGATGATCCGGGCAGCGGCGCGGCGTACCCGAAGGGCGCGATGGATCCGAAGCTGGAAGGGCACATGCCGGCGTTCAAGGAGAAGCTTTCGGAGAAGGATCGGAGGCTGCTCGCGGCGTTCGTGCAGGAGCAGGCGGGGAAGTAG
- a CDS encoding (Fe-S)-binding protein, producing the protein MMFLMILGLAGAFAYSAGRRWELLRVGRPEDRFDDVPERVKGTAIYALAQKKMHYYRLAGAAHMLIFLGFVVLLARSIILWGRGFDPSFNLFILGPEGFLGLPLGHAYEFLKDVIASLVIVGALVFLYFRVIKVDPRMTKSGEAILILGIIITMMVADMLYDGAAMVLHHKGLAGCTGSNLEPEYCAKVRDVVAPLGPAPTQALGWAPFPSPAGSLFATLLAGVPRDTLMILAKAGFWTHATLVLVFANILPYSKHFHVITAVFNVFFRDVTPRGRLPLMAPSAEAIGEMVMKTAEEPEKAEPVGANKIQDFTWKAILDFYTCTECGRCSDNCPAHKTGKLLSPKQFTLNLRDHLYEHDNELIAQKHKKDVIGGALPRPEGEVSEEAPAEASGESKANQDLVANVIHPDVLWACTTCRACEEQCPVMISYVDKIVEMRRHLVLVKGEFPAQLNGPFQAMEVNGNPWNLARMDRANWAEGLDVPMMSDNPKAEVLYWVGCAASYDDRAKKIARATARLLQAAGVDFAILGQEETCTGDPARRAGNEYLFAMLAEQNVATLNGYKDQGGVKKIITACPHCFNTILNEYPDFGAKFEVVHHTDYLLGLVAERKLKPKNAVKGKVVFHDSCYLGRYNDVYEQPRDILKSIPGVELVEAEGWNRSKGLCCGAGGAQFWMEEQNKDRVNVKRTLQLLQTEAKTIATACPFCTTMISDGLKAHGKEESVRQLDVAELLLESCLEGGTKKEKSKKAAPEAEAQAEA; encoded by the coding sequence ATGATGTTTCTCATGATCCTCGGCCTCGCCGGGGCCTTCGCGTACAGCGCAGGCCGGCGGTGGGAGCTGCTCCGTGTCGGGCGGCCGGAGGATCGTTTCGACGACGTCCCGGAGCGCGTGAAGGGCACGGCCATCTACGCGCTCGCCCAGAAGAAGATGCATTATTACCGGCTCGCCGGGGCCGCCCACATGCTCATCTTCCTGGGCTTCGTGGTGCTCCTGGCCCGGTCGATCATCCTCTGGGGGCGCGGCTTCGACCCGTCGTTCAACCTCTTCATCCTCGGGCCCGAGGGCTTCCTCGGCTTGCCCCTCGGCCACGCGTACGAGTTCCTGAAGGACGTGATCGCGTCGCTCGTGATCGTCGGCGCGCTCGTCTTCCTGTACTTCCGCGTGATCAAGGTCGACCCCCGCATGACGAAGTCGGGCGAGGCGATCCTGATCCTCGGCATCATCATCACGATGATGGTGGCGGACATGCTCTACGACGGCGCCGCCATGGTCCTGCACCACAAGGGCCTCGCGGGCTGCACCGGCTCGAACCTCGAGCCCGAGTACTGCGCGAAGGTGCGTGACGTCGTGGCCCCGCTCGGGCCCGCGCCGACGCAGGCGCTCGGCTGGGCGCCGTTCCCCTCGCCGGCCGGCTCGCTCTTCGCGACGCTGCTCGCGGGCGTGCCACGCGACACGCTGATGATCCTCGCGAAGGCCGGGTTCTGGACACACGCCACGCTCGTCCTCGTCTTCGCGAACATCCTTCCGTACTCGAAGCATTTCCACGTCATCACGGCGGTCTTCAACGTCTTCTTCCGCGACGTGACGCCGCGCGGCCGTCTGCCGCTGATGGCGCCGAGCGCGGAGGCCATCGGCGAGATGGTCATGAAGACGGCCGAGGAGCCCGAGAAGGCCGAGCCCGTCGGCGCGAACAAGATCCAGGACTTCACCTGGAAGGCGATCCTCGACTTCTACACGTGCACGGAGTGCGGGCGTTGCTCCGACAACTGCCCCGCGCACAAGACGGGCAAGCTCCTCTCGCCGAAGCAGTTCACGCTCAACCTGCGCGACCACCTCTACGAACACGACAACGAGCTCATCGCGCAGAAGCACAAGAAAGACGTGATCGGCGGAGCGCTGCCGCGGCCCGAGGGCGAGGTCTCGGAGGAGGCGCCGGCCGAGGCGAGCGGCGAGAGCAAGGCGAACCAGGATCTCGTGGCGAACGTGATCCACCCGGACGTGCTCTGGGCCTGCACGACGTGCCGGGCCTGCGAAGAGCAGTGTCCCGTGATGATCAGCTACGTCGACAAGATCGTGGAGATGCGGCGGCACCTGGTGCTCGTGAAGGGCGAGTTCCCGGCGCAGCTCAACGGTCCGTTCCAGGCGATGGAGGTCAACGGCAACCCGTGGAACCTCGCCCGCATGGATCGCGCGAACTGGGCCGAGGGGCTCGACGTGCCGATGATGAGCGACAACCCGAAGGCCGAGGTCCTCTACTGGGTCGGCTGCGCGGCGAGTTACGACGACCGGGCGAAGAAGATCGCGCGGGCGACGGCGCGGCTGCTCCAGGCGGCGGGCGTGGACTTCGCGATCCTCGGGCAGGAGGAGACGTGCACGGGCGACCCGGCGCGGCGCGCGGGCAACGAGTACCTGTTCGCGATGCTGGCCGAGCAAAACGTGGCCACGCTGAACGGCTACAAGGACCAGGGCGGCGTGAAGAAGATCATCACGGCCTGCCCGCACTGCTTCAACACGATCCTGAACGAGTACCCCGACTTCGGTGCGAAGTTCGAGGTCGTTCACCACACGGACTACCTGCTCGGGCTGGTGGCGGAGCGGAAGCTCAAGCCGAAGAACGCGGTGAAGGGCAAGGTCGTCTTCCACGACTCCTGCTACCTCGGCCGCTACAACGACGTGTACGAGCAGCCGCGTGACATCCTGAAGAGCATCCCGGGCGTGGAGCTCGTCGAGGCCGAGGGCTGGAACCGCAGCAAGGGCCTGTGCTGCGGCGCGGGCGGCGCGCAGTTCTGGATGGAGGAGCAAAACAAGGACCGCGTGAACGTGAAGCGCACGCTCCAGCTCCTGCAGACGGAGGCGAAGACGATCGCGACCGCGTGCCCGTTCTGCACGACGATGATCTCCGACGGGCTCAAGGCGCACGGCAAGGAAGAGAGCGTCCGTCAGCTCGACGTCGCCGAGCTCCTCCTCGAGAGCTGCCTCGAAGGCGGGACGAAGAAGGAAAAGTCGAAGAAGGCTGCGCCCGAGGCGGAAGCTCAGGCCGAGGCCTGA
- a CDS encoding AAA family ATPase — protein MKVTRLGLRNFTVFSDVTFEFAPGVNVFIGENGTGKSHVLKLIYALTEATRRFAARGSLEDGLEPTLPHLVQGMLMGVFQPDALSSFLQTVPGHSTLTLEWERARLEVTLDAGPRSTVTATAEGSIAEVGRPLFIPPREVLSIFPGFVEAWLNRESAFDRTYFDLCVALGLKPLRKGGPKALLDPIEDELGGKVVMQEGRFYLDYGLPMEMPMVAEGDRKLAMIAWLLMNGSLSENAYLLWDEPEANLNPKRARLTSDTAAGLAHAGAQVFLATHDYALTSELSLKVDTGALGAGEAAFHALRRAGEGPSVVAERGEKLAELQNNAILDALASLHAREQEALFADEKAAQ, from the coding sequence ATGAAGGTGACCCGGCTCGGACTGCGAAATTTCACGGTGTTCTCGGACGTGACCTTCGAGTTCGCCCCTGGGGTCAACGTCTTCATCGGCGAGAACGGGACCGGCAAGTCCCACGTCCTCAAGCTCATCTATGCGCTCACGGAGGCGACCCGCCGCTTTGCCGCGCGTGGAAGCCTGGAAGACGGGCTCGAACCGACGCTTCCCCACCTGGTCCAGGGCATGCTGATGGGCGTCTTCCAGCCGGACGCCTTGAGTAGCTTCCTCCAGACGGTCCCCGGCCACTCGACCCTCACGCTCGAATGGGAGCGCGCCCGGCTGGAGGTCACGCTGGACGCCGGTCCGAGATCCACGGTGACGGCGACCGCCGAGGGTTCGATCGCCGAGGTGGGCCGGCCCCTCTTCATCCCGCCACGCGAGGTGCTCTCGATCTTCCCGGGGTTCGTCGAGGCTTGGCTCAACCGCGAGTCGGCGTTCGATCGGACGTACTTCGATCTCTGCGTCGCGCTTGGCCTCAAGCCGCTCCGCAAGGGAGGGCCGAAAGCGCTGCTCGACCCGATCGAGGACGAGCTCGGAGGCAAGGTCGTGATGCAGGAAGGACGATTCTACCTGGACTACGGGCTCCCCATGGAGATGCCCATGGTCGCCGAGGGGGATCGCAAGCTCGCGATGATCGCCTGGCTCCTCATGAACGGCTCGCTCTCGGAGAATGCCTACCTGCTCTGGGACGAGCCCGAGGCGAACCTCAACCCGAAGCGCGCCCGCCTGACCAGCGACACGGCCGCGGGCCTCGCCCACGCGGGCGCGCAGGTCTTCCTCGCGACGCACGATTATGCGCTCACCTCCGAGCTCTCCCTGAAGGTCGACACCGGAGCGCTCGGGGCAGGCGAAGCCGCGTTCCACGCGCTCCGACGCGCTGGTGAAGGCCCCTCGGTCGTCGCGGAGCGTGGAGAGAAGCTCGCCGAGCTCCAGAACAACGCCATCCTCGATGCGCTCGCGTCGCTGCACGCACGGGAGCAGGAGGCCCTCTTCGCAGACGAGAAAGCGGCGCAGTGA